The Brassica napus cultivar Da-Ae chromosome C7, Da-Ae, whole genome shotgun sequence genome has a segment encoding these proteins:
- the LOC106348948 gene encoding metal-nicotianamine transporter YSL1 — protein sequence MEIEQRKIMKREENENNNQPSLQEEGQETEEEMSGRKIEPWTKQITVRGVLVSIVIGVVFSIIAQKLNLTTGIVPHLNSSAAFLAFVFVQTWTKILKKSGFVSKPFTKQENTMIQTSAVACYSIAVGGGFASYLLGLNHKTYELSGANMEGNSAKSVKEPGLGWMTAYVFAVCFVGLFVLIPLRKVMIIDLKLTYPSGLASAVLINGFHTQGDAQSKKQVRGFMKYFSISFLWGFFQWFFSGLEGCGFAQFPTFGLKAWKQTFFFDFSMTFVGAGMICSHLVNLSLLLGAVLSYGLMWPLLDKLKGSWFPNNIDEKNMKSLYGYQVFLSVALILGDGLYTFVKILCVTIISINTKLKKQPSDLDDVSDKKQPKFLKEDENFLRDKIPMWIGVFGYLTFAAVSTVVVPLIFPQLKWYYVIVAYIFAPFLAFCNAYGAGLTDINMAYNYSKIGLFILAAVSGREDGVVAGLAGCGLIKSVVSVSCILMQDFKTAHYTMASPRAMFASQMIGTVVGCIVSPLSFFLFYTAFDVGNPKGEFKAPFALIYRNMAILGVEGFSALPLHCLQMCYGFFGFAVLVNVVRDVSPAKVGRFMPLPTAMAVPFLVGAYFAIDMCVGTLIVFVCEKMNRKKAEVMVPAVASGLICGEGLWTLPAAVLALAGVKPPICMKFLAS from the exons ATGGAGATAGAGCAGAGAAAGATcatgaagagagaagaaaatgaaaacaataatCAGCCCTCATTACAAGAAGAGGGacaagaaacagaggaagagaTGTCTGGGAGGAAGATTGAACCATGGACGAAGCAGATAACGGTTAGAGGCGTGTTAGTGAGCATAGTGATCGGAGTTGTGTTCAGTATAATAGCTCAGAAGCTAAATCTTACTACAGGAATTGTCCCTCATCTCAACAGTTCTGCAGCTTTCCTGGCTTTTGTCTTCGTCCAGACATGGACCAAGATTCTCAAGAAATCAGGATTTGTCTCAAAGCCATTCACAAAACAAGAGAACACAATGATTCAGACATCTGCTGTTGCTTGTTACAGCATTGCCGTCGGAg GTGGGTTTGCTTCATATCTTCTGGggttaaaccataaaacatatGAGTTATCTGGTGCGAACATGGAGGGTAATTCTGCGAAGAGTGTGAAAGAACCAGGTCTTGGTTGGATGACTGCTTATGTATTTGCCGTTTGTTTCGTCGGTCTTTTCGTCTTGATCCCTCTCCGTAAGGTTATGATTATTGACCTTAAGCTGACATACCCGAGTGGTTTAGCTAGTGCTGTGCTCATCAATGGCTTCCACACACAAGGAGATGCACAGTCCAA GAAACAAGTGCGCGGTTTCATGAAGTACTTCTCAATTAGCTTCTTGTGGGGCTTTTTCCAGTGGTTTTTCTCTGGCTTAGAAGGTTGTGGGTTCGCTCAGTTCCCAACCTTTGGCTTGAAAGCTTGGAAACAAAC gttctTCTTTGATTTCAGCATGACATTTGTAGGAGCAGGAATGATCTGTTCACATCTAGTTAACCTCTCTTTGCTTTTAGGAGCTGTCCTCTCTTATGGCTTAATGTGGCCTCTTCTTGATAAACTCAAAGGCTCTTGGTTCCCTAATAATATCGATGAAAAGAACATGAAGAGCTTATACGGTTACCAAGTATTCTTATCCGTAGCTCTAATCCTCGGAGATGGTCTCTACACTTTCGTCAAGATCCTATGTGTCACCATTATCAGTATCAACACAAAACTGAAGAAACAACCTAGTGATCTTGATGACGTGAGTGACAAGAAACAGCCAAAATTTCTCAAAGAAGATGAGAATTTCCTCAGAGACAAAATACCGATGTGGATCGGAGTGTTCGGATACTTAACCTTCGCTGCGGTCTCAACCGTCGTGGTTCCTCTGATATTTCCTCAGCTCAAATGGTACTACGTTATTGTAGCTTACATTTTCGCGCCATTTCTTGCTTTCTGTAACGCCTATGGAGCTGGACTTACAGACATCAACATGGCTTATAACTATAGTAAAATCGGTCTGTTTATCCTCGCGGCTGTGTCGGGTAGAGAGGACGGAGTTGTGGCCGGACTAGCCGGGTGTGGACTGATCAAATCGGTTGTTTCGGTTTCTTGCATCTTGATGCAAGATTTCAAGACGGCTCATTACACGATGGCGTCACCCAGGGCTATGTTCGCTAGCCAAATGATTGGAACAGTCGTGGGATGCATCGTGTCGCCGTTAagtttcttcttgttttacACAGCGTTCGACGTTGGAAACCCTAAAGGAGAGTTTAAGGCTCCTTTCGCGTTGATTTACAGGAACATGGCGATTCTTGGGGTGGAAGGCTTCTCTGCTCTGCCACTTCACTGTCTCCAAATGTGCTACGGGTTTTTCGGGTTTGCAGTTTTGGTCAACGTCGTCAGGGATGTTAGTCCGGCGAAGGTTGGGAGGTTCATGCCGCTTCCGACGGCGATGGCGGTTCCGTTTCTTGTCGGTGCTTATTTTGCTATTGACATGTGTGTAGGAACTTtgattgtgtttgtttgtgaGAAGATGAATAGGAAGAAAGCAGAGGTTATGGTTCCGGCGGTTGCCTCGGGGCTAATTTGCGGCGAAGGGCTTTGGACTTTACCGGCGGCGGTACTTGCACTCGCTGGAGTAAAACCTCCGATATGTATGAAGTTTTTAGCTTCATGA
- the BNAC07G38740D gene encoding uncharacterized protein BNAC07G38740D, whose protein sequence is MASEEVVVVGGERAGAEIVYGAEECYKNSVELLEELGFPKGVMPLKNLVECGRVRATGFVWMKQNTPYEHFFEATNTRVSYALEVTAYVDKGCMKKMTGVKSKQMFMWVPIVEMSMEEPKSKKIYFKTPMGLGKSFHVTAFMDEEEKRNFYLENPKK, encoded by the exons ATGGCGAGCGAGGAAGTCGTGGTGGTTGGAGGGGAGAGAGCCGGAGCTGAGATCGTGTACGGAGCGGAGGAGTGTTACAAGAACTCGGTGGAGCTTCTAGAGGAGCTAGGATTTCCAAAAGGTGTGATGCCTTTGAAGAATCTCGTGGAGTGTGGAAGAGTTAGAGCCACGGGTTTCGTGTGGATGAAGCAAAACACTCCTTACGAACATTTTTTCGAAGCCACCAACACTCGCGTTTCGTACGCTCTAGAGGTCACCGCATATGTCGACAAGGGTTGTATGAAGAAGATGACAG gGGTGAAGAGTAAGCAGATGTTTATGTGGGTACCGATTGTGGAGATGAGTATGGAGGAGCCAAAGAGCAAGAAGATCTACTTCAAGACTCCTATGGGACTCGGCAAGTCTTTTCATGTGACTGCATTCATGGACGAGGAAGAGAAACGCAACTTTTACTTGGAGAatcccaaaaaataa
- the LOC106348946 gene encoding growth-regulating factor 8-like isoform X1: MRTRAERNKEDFVGGFGFGVVEHSHKDVMLPSHHYHSYSSPSSASFCYCSNGAADPIFSASNTSSLGEMFSLEGSNASAAVSVADPFFTLTSSAFSEAQWHELERQRNIFKCMMASLPVPSELLTPFSMNPSHTNNQDVTVTVARGGSLKLGIASNASNNTADMEPWRCKRTDGKKWRCSRNAVPDQKYCERHAHKSRPRSRKHVETSPHSHHSETRTTKNVASQFATPYPQFYGPPLSQFSAVSTLPPASSSYDHHPNSGLRWLMKEGDSIATLNPEIHESAQLKVGSSRELKRGFEYDLNYIQNEPLVDQRFGALEGLLSPNRQETRRFLVEGEQDEAMGSSLTLSMAGGMEEGEGRSQHQWISHEGPSWLCSTTPGGPLAEALCLGVPNNPSTSTTTTSSCSRSSS, translated from the exons ATGAGAACAAGAGCGGAACGTAATAAGGAAGATTTTGTTGGTGGGTTCGGTTTTGGAGTTGTAGAACACTCTCATAAAGACGTTATGTTACCGTCTCATCATTACCATTCATATTCATCGCCTTCCTCTGCTTCCTTCTGTTACTGTTCCAATGGTGCTGCCGATCCAATCTTCTCTGCTTCAAACACTTCTTCTCTTGGTGAAATGTTCTCTCTCGAGGGTTCTAATGCTTCTGCTGCTGTTTCAGTTGCAGACCCTTTCTTCACCTTGACCTCCTCAG CTTTCAGTGAAGCTCAATGGCATGAGCTTGAGAGACAGAGGAATATATTCAAGTGCATGATGGCTTCTCTTCCTGTTCCTTCTGAGCTTCTCACACCCTTCTCCATGAACCCATCACACACCAACAATCAAGATG TGACAGTGACAGTGGCGAGAGGAGGTTCACTGAAGCTGGGGATTGCTTCAAACGCAAGCAACAACACGGCTGATATGGAGCCATGGAGGTGCAAGAGAACAGACGGGAAGAAATGGAGATGCTCTAGAAACGCTGTCCCTGATCAAAAATACTGTGAGAGACACGCTCACAAGAGCCGTCCTCGTTCAAGAAAGCATGTGGAAACATCACCTCATTCTCACCACAGTGAAACTCGCACCACTAAGAACGTCGCTAGCCAGTTTGCTACACCTTATCCTCAGTTCTACGGACCTCCCTTAAGCCAGTTCTCTGCCGTTTCTACTCTCCCGCCAGCTTCCTCTTCTTATGATCATCACCCTAATAG TGGATTGAGGTGGCTTATGAAAGAAGGCGACTCCATAGCAACGTTAAACCCGGAGATTCATGAATCTGCTCAGCTGAAGGTTGGATCAAGCAGAGAGCTCAAACGTGGATTTGAATATGATCTGAACTACATACAGAATGAGCCTTTAGTAGACCAGAGATTTGGAGCATTGGAGGGTCTATTGAGTCCAAACCGCCAAGAGACGAGGCGGTTTTTGGTAGAAGGGGAGCAAGATGAAGCAATGGGAAGCTCTCTGACACTATCAATGGCTGGAGGCATGGAGGAAGGTGAGGGAAGAAGCCAGCACCAGTGGATTAGCCATGAAGGACCGTCGTGGCTATGTTCAACAACACCAGGTGGACCATTGGCTGAAGCACTTTGCCTTGGTGTCCCCAACAATCCAAGTACTAGTACTACTACTACTAGTAGCTGCAGCAGAAGCTCAAGCTAA
- the LOC106348946 gene encoding growth-regulating factor 8-like isoform X2, translated as MRTRAERNKEDFVGGFGFGVVEHSHKDVMLPSHHYHSYSSPSSASFCYCSNGAADPIFSASNTSSLGEMFSLEGSNASAAVSVADPFFTLTSSAFSEAQWHELERQRNIFKCMMASLPVPSELLTPFSMNPSHTNNQDVTVARGGSLKLGIASNASNNTADMEPWRCKRTDGKKWRCSRNAVPDQKYCERHAHKSRPRSRKHVETSPHSHHSETRTTKNVASQFATPYPQFYGPPLSQFSAVSTLPPASSSYDHHPNSGLRWLMKEGDSIATLNPEIHESAQLKVGSSRELKRGFEYDLNYIQNEPLVDQRFGALEGLLSPNRQETRRFLVEGEQDEAMGSSLTLSMAGGMEEGEGRSQHQWISHEGPSWLCSTTPGGPLAEALCLGVPNNPSTSTTTTSSCSRSSS; from the exons ATGAGAACAAGAGCGGAACGTAATAAGGAAGATTTTGTTGGTGGGTTCGGTTTTGGAGTTGTAGAACACTCTCATAAAGACGTTATGTTACCGTCTCATCATTACCATTCATATTCATCGCCTTCCTCTGCTTCCTTCTGTTACTGTTCCAATGGTGCTGCCGATCCAATCTTCTCTGCTTCAAACACTTCTTCTCTTGGTGAAATGTTCTCTCTCGAGGGTTCTAATGCTTCTGCTGCTGTTTCAGTTGCAGACCCTTTCTTCACCTTGACCTCCTCAG CTTTCAGTGAAGCTCAATGGCATGAGCTTGAGAGACAGAGGAATATATTCAAGTGCATGATGGCTTCTCTTCCTGTTCCTTCTGAGCTTCTCACACCCTTCTCCATGAACCCATCACACACCAACAATCAAGATG TGACAGTGGCGAGAGGAGGTTCACTGAAGCTGGGGATTGCTTCAAACGCAAGCAACAACACGGCTGATATGGAGCCATGGAGGTGCAAGAGAACAGACGGGAAGAAATGGAGATGCTCTAGAAACGCTGTCCCTGATCAAAAATACTGTGAGAGACACGCTCACAAGAGCCGTCCTCGTTCAAGAAAGCATGTGGAAACATCACCTCATTCTCACCACAGTGAAACTCGCACCACTAAGAACGTCGCTAGCCAGTTTGCTACACCTTATCCTCAGTTCTACGGACCTCCCTTAAGCCAGTTCTCTGCCGTTTCTACTCTCCCGCCAGCTTCCTCTTCTTATGATCATCACCCTAATAG TGGATTGAGGTGGCTTATGAAAGAAGGCGACTCCATAGCAACGTTAAACCCGGAGATTCATGAATCTGCTCAGCTGAAGGTTGGATCAAGCAGAGAGCTCAAACGTGGATTTGAATATGATCTGAACTACATACAGAATGAGCCTTTAGTAGACCAGAGATTTGGAGCATTGGAGGGTCTATTGAGTCCAAACCGCCAAGAGACGAGGCGGTTTTTGGTAGAAGGGGAGCAAGATGAAGCAATGGGAAGCTCTCTGACACTATCAATGGCTGGAGGCATGGAGGAAGGTGAGGGAAGAAGCCAGCACCAGTGGATTAGCCATGAAGGACCGTCGTGGCTATGTTCAACAACACCAGGTGGACCATTGGCTGAAGCACTTTGCCTTGGTGTCCCCAACAATCCAAGTACTAGTACTACTACTACTAGTAGCTGCAGCAGAAGCTCAAGCTAA
- the LOC106348946 gene encoding growth-regulating factor 8-like isoform X3, translated as MRTRAERNKEDFVGGFGFGVVEHSHKDVMLPSHHYHSYSSPSSASFCYCSNGAADPIFSASNTSSLGEMFSLEGSNASAAVSVADPFFTLTSSAFSEAQWHELERQRNIFKCMMASLPVPSELLTPFSMNPSHTNNQDVARGGSLKLGIASNASNNTADMEPWRCKRTDGKKWRCSRNAVPDQKYCERHAHKSRPRSRKHVETSPHSHHSETRTTKNVASQFATPYPQFYGPPLSQFSAVSTLPPASSSYDHHPNSGLRWLMKEGDSIATLNPEIHESAQLKVGSSRELKRGFEYDLNYIQNEPLVDQRFGALEGLLSPNRQETRRFLVEGEQDEAMGSSLTLSMAGGMEEGEGRSQHQWISHEGPSWLCSTTPGGPLAEALCLGVPNNPSTSTTTTSSCSRSSS; from the exons ATGAGAACAAGAGCGGAACGTAATAAGGAAGATTTTGTTGGTGGGTTCGGTTTTGGAGTTGTAGAACACTCTCATAAAGACGTTATGTTACCGTCTCATCATTACCATTCATATTCATCGCCTTCCTCTGCTTCCTTCTGTTACTGTTCCAATGGTGCTGCCGATCCAATCTTCTCTGCTTCAAACACTTCTTCTCTTGGTGAAATGTTCTCTCTCGAGGGTTCTAATGCTTCTGCTGCTGTTTCAGTTGCAGACCCTTTCTTCACCTTGACCTCCTCAG CTTTCAGTGAAGCTCAATGGCATGAGCTTGAGAGACAGAGGAATATATTCAAGTGCATGATGGCTTCTCTTCCTGTTCCTTCTGAGCTTCTCACACCCTTCTCCATGAACCCATCACACACCAACAATCAAGATG TGGCGAGAGGAGGTTCACTGAAGCTGGGGATTGCTTCAAACGCAAGCAACAACACGGCTGATATGGAGCCATGGAGGTGCAAGAGAACAGACGGGAAGAAATGGAGATGCTCTAGAAACGCTGTCCCTGATCAAAAATACTGTGAGAGACACGCTCACAAGAGCCGTCCTCGTTCAAGAAAGCATGTGGAAACATCACCTCATTCTCACCACAGTGAAACTCGCACCACTAAGAACGTCGCTAGCCAGTTTGCTACACCTTATCCTCAGTTCTACGGACCTCCCTTAAGCCAGTTCTCTGCCGTTTCTACTCTCCCGCCAGCTTCCTCTTCTTATGATCATCACCCTAATAG TGGATTGAGGTGGCTTATGAAAGAAGGCGACTCCATAGCAACGTTAAACCCGGAGATTCATGAATCTGCTCAGCTGAAGGTTGGATCAAGCAGAGAGCTCAAACGTGGATTTGAATATGATCTGAACTACATACAGAATGAGCCTTTAGTAGACCAGAGATTTGGAGCATTGGAGGGTCTATTGAGTCCAAACCGCCAAGAGACGAGGCGGTTTTTGGTAGAAGGGGAGCAAGATGAAGCAATGGGAAGCTCTCTGACACTATCAATGGCTGGAGGCATGGAGGAAGGTGAGGGAAGAAGCCAGCACCAGTGGATTAGCCATGAAGGACCGTCGTGGCTATGTTCAACAACACCAGGTGGACCATTGGCTGAAGCACTTTGCCTTGGTGTCCCCAACAATCCAAGTACTAGTACTACTACTACTAGTAGCTGCAGCAGAAGCTCAAGCTAA
- the LOC106348944 gene encoding 1-acylglycerol-3-phosphate O-acyltransferase has product MAEEISKSAGDSSAATAAATNAAKSKWKILRPNSLRWIPTSTDNTIAAEKRLLSILKTRYVQEQVNIGSGPPGSKVRWFRSSSNESRYINTVSFDAKEGSPTLVMVHGYGASQGFFFRNFDALASRFRVIAIDQLGWGGSSRPDFTCKSTEETEAWFIDSFEEWRKSKNLSNFILLGHSFGGYVAAKYALKHPEHVQHLVLVGSAGFTAESDPKSEWLTKFRATWKGAVLNHLWESNFTPQKLVRGLGPWGPGLVNRYTSARFGAHSEGTELTDEESRLLTDYVYHTLAAKASGELCLKYIFSFGAFARKPLLQSASDWKVPTTFIYGMNDWMNYQGAVEARKHMKVPCEIIRVPQGGHFVFIDNPSGFHSAVLYACRKHLSQDQDSSHQEQLPDGLRLV; this is encoded by the exons ATGGCGGAGGAAATCTCAAAGTCAGCGGGCGATTCATCTGCCGCTACGGCGGCTGCTACGAACGCGGCGAAGTCGAAATGGAAAATCTTGAGGCCCAATTCACTCCGGTGGATACCGACCTCCACCGATAACACCATCGCCGCCGAGAAGCGTCTTCTCTCCATCCTCAA GACGCGGTATGTACAGGAGCAAGTCAACATTGGTTCAGGACCACCAGGCTCCAAAGTCAGGTGGTTTAGGTCTTCCAGCAATGAGTCTAGGTACATCAACACTGTCTCCTTTGACGCCAAGGAGGGATCTCCCACTCTTGTCATGGTTCATGGATACGGTGCTTCTCAAGGCTTCTTCTTTCGTAACTTTGATGCCCTTGCGAGTCGGTTCAGGGTCATCGCTATTGATCAACTTGG gTGGGGTGGATCAAGTAGACCTGATTTTACGTGTAAAAGCACAGAAG AGACAGAGGCATGGTTTATAGACTCATTTGAGGAATGGCGTAAATCCAAGAATCTCAGCAACTTTATTCTATTAGGACACTCTTTTGGTGGTTATGTTGCTGCTAAGTACGCTCTCAAG CATCCTGAGCATGTTCAACACTTGGTTCTGGTGGGGTCTGCTGGGTTTACTGCAGAATCAGATCCCAAATCAGAATGGCTCACTAAGTTCAGAGCAACATGGAAAGGTGCTGTTCTGAATCATTTGTGGGAGTCTAACTTCACTCCTCAGAAGCTGGTTAG AGGATTAGGTCCTTGGGGTCCAGGTCTTGTGAACCGGTATACAAGTGCAAGATTTGGTGCACATTCGGAGGGAACTGAGCTAACAGATGAGGAATCCAGATTGCTTACCG attatGTGTATCATACTTTGGCTGCAAAGGCTAGTGGAGAGCTGTGCTTGAAATACATCTTCTCATTTGGAGCATTTGCTCGGAAGCCCCTCTTACAAAGCGCATCAGATTGGAAAGTGCCAACTACTTTTATCTATGGGATGAATGATTGGATGAACTATCAAGGCGCAGTGGAAGCGAGGAAACACATGAAGGTCCCTTGCGAAATCATTCGTGTTCCACAG GGTGGCCATTTTGTGTTCATAGACAACCCATCTGGTTTTCATTCGGCAGTGCTTTATGCTTGCCGTAAGCATTTATCTCAAGACCAAGACTCCTCTCATCAAGAACAACTCCCAGATGGTTTGCGATTGGTTTAG
- the LOC106348945 gene encoding thaumatin-like protein 1 isoform X2, which produces MIITVLHSLVSFYFIIIPTLIFFHGSNGATITIVNRCSFTVWPGILPNSGSGDIGTTGFELASGGSRSFQAPASWSGRFWGRTGCSFDSQTGQGTCLTGDCGSNQVECNGSGAKPPATLAEFTIGSGPEDPTRKQDFYDVSLVDGYNVPMVVEASGGSEGNCLTTGCVTDLNQRCPAELRFGSGSACKSACEAFGSPEYCCSGAYASPTECKPSMYSEIFKTACPRSYSYAFDDATSTFTCTSADYTITLCPYLPSQKSAANGWREGGGSAGSSQSPLSTWLSDVFSSGSSNLQSSIYLIIFSCIFLLLFLWRI; this is translated from the exons atGATCATAACAGTTCTTCATTCTCTTGTCTCGTTTTATTTCATCATCATCCCTACCCTCATCTTCTTCCATG GAAGTAACGGTGCTACAATAACTATCGTAAACCGATGCAGCTTCACTGTCTGGCCGGGTATTTTACCCAACTCAGGAAGTGGGGACATAGGAACCACCGGTTTCGAGCTAGCCTCTGGTGGTTCACGTTCGTTCCAAGCTCCAGCAAGCTGGTCTGGTCGGTTTTGGGGAAGAACCGGTTGTAGTTTCGACTCTCAAACAGGCCAAGGCACTTGCTTAACCGGTGACTGCGGTTCTAACCAAGTCGAGTGTAACGGCTCAGGAGCCAAACCGCCCGCTACACTAGCCGAGTTCACTATCGGGTCAGGTCCAGAAGACCCGACCCGAAAACAAGACTTCTACGACGTGAGCCTTGTGGACGGATACAACGTCCCTATGGTAGTTGAAGCGAGTGGAGGGTCAGAAGGTAACTGCTTGACCACAGGATGCGTAACGGATCTAAACCAGAGATGTCCAGCAGAGCTCCGGTTCGGATCCGGGTCAGCATGCAAAAGCGCGTGCGAGGCGTTTGGTAGTCCAGAGTATTGTTGTAGTGGCGCGTACGCTTCACCAACCGAGTGTAAACCTTCCATGTACTCGGAGATATTCAAAACAGCATGTCCTAGATCGTATAGCTACGCGTTTGACGATGCTACGAGTACGTTCACATGCACTTCTGCAGATTATACCATCACTCTTTGCCCTTACTTGCCTAG CCAAAAATCTGCAGCTAATGGGTGGAGAGAGGGCGGTGGATCTGCAGGAAGCTCACAGTCTCCATTATCGACGTGGTTATCGGATGTATTCAGTTCTGGCTCATCAAATCTTCAATCTTCCAtatatttaatcatattttcttgtatttttcttcttctttttctttggcGAATTTGA
- the LOC106348945 gene encoding thaumatin-like protein 1 isoform X1 has product MIITVLHSLVSFYFIIIPTLIFFHGNIPIHHNILLQFISIFTIIITKYCMHLPCVGSNGATITIVNRCSFTVWPGILPNSGSGDIGTTGFELASGGSRSFQAPASWSGRFWGRTGCSFDSQTGQGTCLTGDCGSNQVECNGSGAKPPATLAEFTIGSGPEDPTRKQDFYDVSLVDGYNVPMVVEASGGSEGNCLTTGCVTDLNQRCPAELRFGSGSACKSACEAFGSPEYCCSGAYASPTECKPSMYSEIFKTACPRSYSYAFDDATSTFTCTSADYTITLCPYLPSQKSAANGWREGGGSAGSSQSPLSTWLSDVFSSGSSNLQSSIYLIIFSCIFLLLFLWRI; this is encoded by the exons atGATCATAACAGTTCTTCATTCTCTTGTCTCGTTTTATTTCATCATCATCCCTACCCTCATCTTCTTCCATGGTAATATTCCAATCCATCATAATATTTTACTACAATTTATATCAATATTCACTATCATAATTACAAAGTATTGCATGCATTTGCCTTGTGTAGGAAGTAACGGTGCTACAATAACTATCGTAAACCGATGCAGCTTCACTGTCTGGCCGGGTATTTTACCCAACTCAGGAAGTGGGGACATAGGAACCACCGGTTTCGAGCTAGCCTCTGGTGGTTCACGTTCGTTCCAAGCTCCAGCAAGCTGGTCTGGTCGGTTTTGGGGAAGAACCGGTTGTAGTTTCGACTCTCAAACAGGCCAAGGCACTTGCTTAACCGGTGACTGCGGTTCTAACCAAGTCGAGTGTAACGGCTCAGGAGCCAAACCGCCCGCTACACTAGCCGAGTTCACTATCGGGTCAGGTCCAGAAGACCCGACCCGAAAACAAGACTTCTACGACGTGAGCCTTGTGGACGGATACAACGTCCCTATGGTAGTTGAAGCGAGTGGAGGGTCAGAAGGTAACTGCTTGACCACAGGATGCGTAACGGATCTAAACCAGAGATGTCCAGCAGAGCTCCGGTTCGGATCCGGGTCAGCATGCAAAAGCGCGTGCGAGGCGTTTGGTAGTCCAGAGTATTGTTGTAGTGGCGCGTACGCTTCACCAACCGAGTGTAAACCTTCCATGTACTCGGAGATATTCAAAACAGCATGTCCTAGATCGTATAGCTACGCGTTTGACGATGCTACGAGTACGTTCACATGCACTTCTGCAGATTATACCATCACTCTTTGCCCTTACTTGCCTAG CCAAAAATCTGCAGCTAATGGGTGGAGAGAGGGCGGTGGATCTGCAGGAAGCTCACAGTCTCCATTATCGACGTGGTTATCGGATGTATTCAGTTCTGGCTCATCAAATCTTCAATCTTCCAtatatttaatcatattttcttgtatttttcttcttctttttctttggcGAATTTGA